In Babesia bovis T2Bo chromosome 4 map unlocalized Chr4_2, whole genome shotgun sequence, the sequence TGAAGTGATTAATAACATCCGGTGCATCGCTGAAGTCGATAACTTCATTAAGCTTGTTTTCATAGAATGTTTCCAGCCAATCTTGATATTGCGTCGTGTTAGCTGTAACTAGGCTGCATAGTGATGTTGACGAATTGTTTCTTTTTATAGGTTGACGGGGTGACCCTTGAGAATCCCTATCCTCGAAATTATACGACTTCAGACTCTGAAGCACACTATCCGCCATTTCTGCTTTCTTATTCCTATCTTTAGTTAATGGTATCCACGACAAGATAGTAGAGTGCGTCTACGGGAGCCCTTGTTAAAATAGCTTCAAATGTGTGGAACTTATAACGGTTCCCAATGGAAATGGATAGCATATATTTAATGCTTACATCCAAGAGCGTGGTCCTTAGTGCGGAAAAACATCATGACTACCAGAAAACCCTGATTTGCACAACGGTTTATTTAACGGTATGGAACAACGTATGGCTGGTACAGAAACAAAGTGGCTATATGGACGTCCTCGTGATGACTCAATTACTATATTAATAAATCTTAAACACAAATTCTAAGAAGAATACCGGCATTGTCTATACATAACAGATATATTGTGGTGCGAGGGGTAAAGTCCTACAAGGATCATAATACACAAAGGCCGACAACGTAGACACACCAAATATTGAGAGATGTTATACACCTCCAATATGAGGAGGATTCCATGTGCAAAGGTATTGAGATCTTTAACCCGAGGGGGGCTGTTTTATGCATCCGCGGTCGTACATTTATTGGATATGCGGACACATGGCAAATTTATGAGCGATAAATTATGATCTGGAAGGGTCCCTTTGCAATTGAATCGTGATACAGTTAACATTGATCCGTGAACACACCAGATTATTTAAACTTTACCTGCACACACTCAATGACGGTTACCGGTGTCGTTGCTGGGTTTTCACATAGCAAATATGATACATACAGCTTGCGTAATAAAATTATAGCGCGGTGTAAATTACGATTTGGTATTCATTATTGCTTATTAAGGAACGAAATTCTATATCATAGCAACTACAGGGATACTACACACTGAACGTATCCATTCACCtgtaataaaataaatcaTAACGTCCCTGCTATCGTACCTCACCATTGGCATCACTCGGCCTTTGTGGTCTTATCTCCCATGATATACCGGGCTTGAGACTCGCCGCTGCCTTGATCATCGTAGCATGCTATATATCCGAATCTGATGGCAATACCTAACGCAGATAAAGTAGCCACAATAGCCGTGATAGCAGTTGACAATGTGCGATTCGGGCTGAAGTATTGGATGACTACTGGTAGTGCCAGTGCAATGCCCGCTGGCACGGTGAGCATTAACCCGGTAAAGTTACCCAGTAGCCTAACTGCGTGTACCTCATGTAATGAAATGCTCTGCTTAGATTCTGTCATCTTTTATGGAGTACTGTTAAACAAGTTAGTCCCCTGGTGATAAGGTGGTTCCCTAATAAACTTGTTCGTGGCTAACAGTTGCTCTTTAATAGTGGATATACCTTTTTAGGAAAATAATAGATCTCTTGTGTACGGTATGTGGTGGAAGGTTGAGTTTCCCCGATACACATCAGATACCTCTTGAAGACGTGCACACTCATTGGTTGATCCCCTAAAGACACGTACAGAAAGCTGACTACAGTGAccaatatatttacatagcgatattatatatttccattgTGAACTGTAACTTAAAAATCAGCTGATCGGGCCAAAGTTCTGCATGAATGGCCCTAGTAAAGCTGCAAAAGGGTTACCTTCCATGGGTGATGGTGATGCGTTGATATTAAAGGGATCGGTAGGATCGTTATGTCCTGGGAATATCCTTTGTCTGATGGCTAATATCAATCGGATGAAATTAGGATCCGCCTCGATGATTGTTTTGTATACTTTACATGTAACTTTGAACAATTGGAAATCAGGTTCTTCACAGATTTCAGTGAGTATATGTGCCAGTTGTATTGGCAATGGTACCTGGGTCAGTGTCAGTAGCAATGAAATCCACTTACTCCCTCTCCAGATTCGAAATCCAGGTTTAACATGAGCAGGAGGCACTTAGCACTGGTACTATCTCCCAGTGCCAACTGAATTAGTATACAACGTAGGTATATGAATCCCCGTTCATGCTCCTCAACATGTGAACACCACTTTTCCAACATGTCATAAATCGCCTCAACATCCTGGGTATGGACTAAATACCTTTGTGCTACTGCCAAATCCCGTTCATTGATGTAATATTGCCCCAATGTCttgtataatgttttatCTGGTATAAGTTCCAAAGCGTCTTCCATGATTGCCAGTGCTCCTTCAACTATCTTTTCCTTGGTGAGTGGTCCAGACGGCTCCTCCACAGACAATGCCGTAGTGACGGCGTTAAAAAAGGTATTAATTTGCTCCACATGCTCGGTAGTGAGGCTTATTGACCCCtgttttgcgatattaatATACTCCTTCATTAACTCGAGACTCTGGGCATATTCCTTTACCCCTGTAGCAAGTTATTATAAGACACTATGGATCATACCTATGTACACCCCTGCAAAATGGCGTAAAACATAGAACGCTTCATAATACTTCTTGCTTATTATTGCCCTGGTAAACGTAGACTTCCTTTAGCAATAACATACCGCTTCGACGCGCTCAGCACGTGTTGGAGTGAGTCGTAAAAACGACCTTCGGCAATATCTTGGTTTATACGGCGATACTTTGGATTACTATCAATATCCATTTTAGCTAAAATAGTATGAATTACACCAAAAAAAGCAACGGTGCCTAGGAATCAATGTTATGTGGGCACAGGTTGTAGTGTGTATTACGTTCAAGACAACCATTGTCTATACACTTTACACCAATGTGCTATAAATAGGTATTATTGCATAGTTATAAAAGGAGTATATGTTCTGTGTGAATTACTGGAATATCTCCGAGAATCTCTGGATTGATTTTGGTGTATTATATCAGAGGTATCTAATTAAGGATGCTTAAGGAATCTCATTTGTTATCGTATTAACTGGTTCACTTTGTCCATAAAATGGGCAGTAAGGGTATCATTCCATGTAGGTAAAAGTCGCGACTATGGAATCCAACAAGAACTCAGCTTCGCACATTGGCGATGTGGTAAATCCAACGAATATTACAGTTCTTGGTGCTGGTTGTGAAGTTGGTCGGTCATGTGTATTTGCGGAACGTGGTAAACACAATGTTATGTTCGACTGTGGTTTGCATCCAGCTTTATCTGGTGTTGGTGCTTTGCCTGTCTTTGAGGCTATTGATTTATCTAAGGTTGATTTATGTTTGATTACTCACTTCCACTTGGACCATTGTGGTGCCGTTCCGTATTTACTTTCTAAGACATCCTTCAAGGGTCGTATTTTCATGACGTATGCTACTAAGGCTATATGTCATTTACTATGGACTGACTATGCTCGTATGGAGCAGTTACAGACCGTGAAATCCATATTTGACAGGACTGCTCCTAGGGATCTTCAGGATGGTTCCGATTCAAAGGAAGGTCTCATGGATGAACTCATTTGCGGTTCTGGTTTGTATTCATTCGACGACGTGGAATATGCGTTGTCAAAGATTGAAACCATAGATTTCCATGAGGAAAAGGACGTTGGTGGTATAAAGTTTTCGTGTTACAGGGCAGGCCACGTTCTCGGGGCCTCCATGTTTCTCGTTGAGATGGATGGCGTAcgcattttatatactgGTGACTATTCAACTGAAGTGGACAGGCACGTACCTTGTGCTGAGATACCACCGATAAATGCCCATTTATTAATATGTGAAAGCACGTATGGTATTAGGATACATGAGGAGCGCGTTCAACGCGAACGCCGATTCCTTCGCTCTGTTATAGAGATTGTTACTCGTGGTGGCAAGTGCCTCTTACCAGTTTTTGCTTTGGGTAGGGCCCAGGAAATCTTACTGATACTAGATGAGTATTGGCAGGCCAACCGTAACCTTCAGCCCATACCTATTTTCTACATATCACCTTTGGCGCAAAAGTCCTTGCGTGTATATGAAACGTTTGTGGGTTTATGCGGTGACTACATCAAGGAGGTGAGTCCTTCATAGTGTTTTAAATGTCTACAGTGCGTCTATAATGGCTTTAACCCATTCAACTTCACTTTTGTTAAGTATGCCAGATCAGTTGCCgagatatcgcaatatttaCAAGCTGATGGCCCCTGTATCGTAATGACCTCTCCTGGTATGTTGCAAGGGGGGCCATCTCTACAGATTTTTGAGAAGATAGCACCAGACAGTCGAAACGGTGTTGTTTTAACGGGTTACACCGTTAAGGGCACACTTGCGGATGAGTTACGACGCGACCCTGAGGTGGTCAAC encodes:
- a CDS encoding putative integral membrane protein codes for the protein MTESKQSISLHEVHAVRLLGNFTGLMLTVPAGIALALPVVIQYFSPNRTLSTAITAIVATLSALGIAIRFGYIACYDDQGSGESQARYIMGDKTTKAE
- a CDS encoding Pre-mRNA 3'-end-processing endonuclease polyadenylation factor C-term family protein, whose product is MESNKNSASHIGDVVNPTNITVLGAGCEVGRSCVFAERGKHNVMFDCGLHPALSGVGALPVFEAIDLSKVDLCLITHFHLDHCGAVPYLLSKTSFKGRIFMTYATKAICHLLWTDYARMEQLQTVKSIFDRTAPRDLQDGSDSKEGLMDELICGSGLYSFDDVEYALSKIETIDFHEEKDVGGIKFSCYRAGHVLGASMFLVEMDGVRILYTGDYSTEVDRHVPCAEIPPINAHLLICESTYGIRIHEERVQRERRFLRSVIEIVTRGGKCLLPVFALGRAQEILLILDEYWQANRNLQPIPIFYISPLAQKSLRVYETFVGLCGDYIKECVYNGFNPFNFTFVKYARSVAEISQYLQADGPCIVMTSPGMLQGGPSLQIFEKIAPDSRNGVVLTGYTVKGTLADELRRDPEVVNVGHKTIKRLCSVDQISFSAHADYHQTKEFIRRLSVPNVILVHGERNEMTRMRDKLSEEINELSVFMPEVLQMITLNFPPDTTIHAVGQIADDAKRIATHGPDDTVAYSSVVLVGENKPKVVYADDLENSVSLDLSYLDQQMTIEFNGTLEDLKATLDGIYDQVEIIGNDQLRVLGLVTVFVANGRLRMTWTSNPVADLVADSINMVAIQLIVNPKECLQESGINVLLKEDSVFYEVSEKQLIAKFGAPVDPCVKEESIDPKGHRKLQFLIQNPYSENSPVVGMDVNLSTCEVTCEDKEAANIAISILNTIKAALRPVTF